The nucleotide sequence tgtatacacacacacacacacacaccacacacacacacgcatatatatatataatatatatatagatatatatatataatatatatatataaataaataaaatatatatatataacatatatattataaaagatagattaatatatagtttatgatatatattatataaaataatatatatatatattatatgatattaatatatatatctatgatatatatatataatatataattgatatatatatagagttatatatatatatatatatatatatatatatgtataatgcatatatatatatatatatatattcatcttcttttaacggtaggttcatgtctgagccgccgtggtcacagcatgatacttaattgtagttttcctgttgtgatgctcttggagtgagtacgtggtagggtccccagttcctttccacggagagtgccggtgttaccttttgggtaatcattctctctatttatccgggcttgggaccagcactgacttgggctggcttggccacccagtggctaggtaggcaatcgaggtgaagttccttgcccaagggaacaacgcgccggccggtgactcgaaccctcgaactcagattgccgtcgtcacagtgttgccttccgcccagtttttttttttttttttttttttttttcttcgagtcaccatctgtatttacccgacactgacttgggctgatatgatatgatatatatatatatatatatataatatatatattatatataatatatataatgtatatatataatatgatatatagtatatatatatattatttatatatatatatatatatatatatatatatatatatatgtgtgtgtgtgtgtgtgtgtgtgtatatatatatatcctctctcttctgcAATCGAAGAGAGAATTCTGATTATCTGGGTGCAATGCCAACTGAAAGagaggtttgtgtgtatgtgtgtctacaggAAGCGCAACTCACGCTCTGGATGCGGGAGTGGCGGTCATCCCGCAGCATGACCACGGCGAGGAAGGCCGCGACCACGCTGGAGTTGAGCAGAAGGCTCAGGAAGAGGTTCCTGTGCAGGACGACACGAGGCACACGCAGCTGTCTGGAATGCAAGAGGCAGATGGTGGGTGCAGCCAGAGACCATATTACAcgatcgtatgtatgtatatatgtatgtatgtatatatatatatatatatatatatatatatatatatatatatatatatgtgtgtgtgtgtgtgtgtgtgtgtgtgtgtgtgtgtgtgtgtgagtgtgtgtttgtgtgtatttatttatgtgcgtTTAATCTtggaagcaaaataaaaacagtCACCCCGAATACCAATTAAAGCAGCGacttataaatacaaatacgGGGGGCTTACTTGTAGAGGAAAAAGATAACGATGGCGGGGATGAGCGCGGCGACGGAGACCACGTGCGCTGCGAGATGTACCTTCACTCGGGTCTGCAGCACGGCGAGTGTGCTGCAGGTGCTGTAGTTACTCCACTCAGAGCCCCCCGGCCCCACGTACCACGTCCCCGCTCGACTGCACTGCTTGTAGGCCTGGCCTGGAGGCACAAGGAGAATGCCGATCAACGTTGAAGTTTGCCCTCTGTCGTCTTGACCGATGAGGAAGCCCTCTGTGCCACCGCGCAGTAAGGTAAGCATGCTGAATTATAAACTGCGACACATTAATTCATAAGCCGCACCACGTTAATTGTCATATCATACATTTATTAGAGAAaagttcagtgtgtgtgtgtgtgtgtgtgtgtgtgtgtgtgtg is from Penaeus monodon isolate SGIC_2016 chromosome 12, NSTDA_Pmon_1, whole genome shotgun sequence and encodes:
- the LOC119579655 gene encoding calcitonin gene-related peptide type 1 receptor-like encodes the protein MLTLLRGGTEGFLIGQDDRGQTSTLIGILLVPPGQAYKQCSRAGTWYVGPGGSEWSNYSTCSTLAVLQTRVKVHLAAHVVSVAALIPAIVIFFLYKQLRVPRVVLHRNLFLSLLLNSSVVAAFLAVVMLRDDRHSRIQSNSLGCVALLLLTKFAAGKLHVDVLRSLLFAQACGFGLR